From the genome of Adhaeribacter pallidiroseus:
GTACGAACCGGTATATCCGGAGCTAGGATTAATTAAAGTACCTCTGCCTTGCGATAAGTTGTTATAACCAAAAATATCGTACAAACCCTGTACAAAATCATTATTTCCAGCACCAAATCCATCGTTTACGTTATCCTGGTACGAATAGCCACCTAATATGTTAAAGTTACTGGTTTCGCCAAAGCCTTTGGTGTACGAAGCCGTTAACTCCAGTAACTTATTATTCGTTTGGTAAAGAGCCCGGGAAGCCCCCCCCTGACCGTATAAACCGGGAATATCGCCGTTGTACGCCTGACTATTAACGGCATTTTCGTTACGCAATGCTCCATTTACTCCTAATACTAAACCGTTTAGTACTTCGTATCTAACGTTTAAGCCCCCGATTAACACTCTTTTCAGTTCATCGTTCAGGTAATTGTTCTGCATTGCCACCGGGTTTAGTAAATCGAAACTTCCCGGAATAGCGTAGTAGGAGCCATCTGGATTGCGTATCGGCAGGGTTGGTAAATACAGAATGGCCCGGTTCAAAATATCATCACTCTTGTTTTCCTGATCGGTTTGGGTGTAAGATAAGCTATATTGCACATTTAACCGGCCATCCAGCGCTTTCTGATCCAGGTTAACCCGGCCGGTCATCCGGTCGAAGCCGGTTTTCTTAATAATACCTTCCCGCTTGATATAGTCTAAGGAGCCCCGATATGAAAAATTTTCGCCACCGCCGGTAATAGCTAAGTTGTGGTTATTAGTATAAGCTACGCGGGTAATTTCTTTAAACCAGTCGGTGCTGTAGCCATTACCACTTGCATCTTTGGGAAATTTTAAATTATCACTCAGCGAAGCTTCGCCTTTTACCCGGGTTACTTCGGCCCGGAACTGATCGCCATCTAATAAGTCTAAACGGTTGGAGATATGTTCAATCCCTACGTAGTTGTTAAAGGTTACCGAAGTAGTACCGGCTTTTCCACGTTTAGTAGTAATAATAATAACGCCGTTTGCCGCCCGCGAACCATAAATAGCCGTAGCCGAAGCATCTTTGAGCACGTCCATGGTTTCAATATCGTTCGGCGATATACTGTTAATGGGCACCCCAATAATTCCATCTACCACGTATAAAGGATCACTGCCGCCCGCTAGTGAAGTATACCCCCGTAAACGAATAGTAGGTGAGCCGTTTGGGTCGCCGGAAGGCTGCGTAATAACCAAACCCGCTACTTTACCTTGAATCGCCTGTAAAGGATTAGGATTAATACCCGAGTTAAAATCCTTAGCCGAAACCTGGGTAACAGCACCCGTTACATCCGCTTTTTTTTGCGTGCCATAACCTACTACCACTACTTCTTGAAGGGCTTTGGTATCTTCCGAAAGCGCAATATTAATGGTTCCCGGGCCGGTAAAAGGTTTTTCCTGAGAAGTATAACCAATGAAAGAAACAACCAGGGTACCTGATGCTTCTGGTACAGACAAGCTAAAAGTTCCATCAGCTCCAGTTGTTGCGCCTACAGAAGCCGAACCTTTTAAAACCACCGTAGCTCCGGGTACTGCTCCGCCGGCTGCATCGGTAACCTTGCCCGTAATTTGCCAATCAATGGTTTTCGTGTAAGAATAAGTTGGCTTTAGCAGTGGATTAGAATAGCTCGGGCTACCTAGTGCGGCCAACAGTAATAGCAGGCAACTATTCCGTTGCCAACGATGGGTAACTGTTTTCATAGACACAAGTTTGTTTTTGTTAAGAGGAGTAAAAAATTATTATAAATATAGTAAGATTGCTTTGTAGAAAACATTAATTTGCTTTAAAAATTTAATAATATATAATTTTATTAAATCTCATTGTGTTTTTTTTAAAAATTATAATAAAATATAAATTTTAATATATAATTTTTAAAAAAATAATTACAAATTTTATTCTAAACTCCCGTAATACACAAGCAAGGTTATATTCGGGAACGTTTTCGTAGTCCTATAAGTACCGGTTTTTGTTAAATATATACTAAATAGGCAAAATCAGTTATTGTACTTTATACATTTTATAGACCTTGCTTTAAAATTTAAAAAACCTTGTTCGATAAATAGCAACTACGACATTGTTAATAACTTAATGAGGAACTAATTAAATTATTTTTATTTATATTTATTGATCTTGCCTAGTGTGTATATCCAGGATCATAGCCCTATAATCAAGAACCAGCCATGGTGCTTAACAGATGCTTTTTGTTCAAAGAATCAACTTTTTGCCTTTCTAATTTTTTTACCGGTAATTACCGAAAAGGAATATCCTTAATCTGCTTACAGGCATTTCTGTGGCTCATTAGTATGCCGGCTATTGCTCAATTTAAGCTTAGCGGCGTTATTACCGATGCGTTAACTAGAAAACCAATTGAAGCAGTTAATATTCTTGTTAAAAATACCGGTAAAGGAACCGTAGCCGATGATAACGGAAATTTTACATTGTTCTTGGCAACCGGAAATTACCAAATTACTTTTTCTTCGGTGGGTTATCAACCGCAAACCCGCAACGTGGCTATCCGGCAAAATACCCGCATTACCATATCGTTGGTGCAGGAGAACAAGCAAATGGATGCTTTAACCATCACGGACAAAGCGCCCGACCAAAATATTAAAAGTGTGCAGATGAGCCGCGTGCAATTGGACTTGATTAATATTAGAAAAATACCGGTAGTAATGGGAGAAAGCGATATTATAAAAGTACTAACCCTGCAGCCCGGTGTTTCTACCGTGGGCGAAGGGGCAGGAGGCTTTAACGTGCGGGGTGGCCGGGTAGACCAGAACCTGGTTTTACTGGATGGTGCCCCGTTGTTTAACACCTCGCATTTACTAGGCTTTTTTGCCAGCGTTAGTCCAGATGCCATTCAGGATGTTTCGTTGTATAAAGGCGGCATACCGGCCCAGTTTGGCGGACGGCTTTCTTCGTTGCTTACCTTAAAAATGCGACCCGGCAATTACGAAAAGTTAAAATTTTCCGGTGGCATTAGCCCGATCAGTAGCCGCTTATTGCTGGAAGGCCCACTTTTAAAAAATAAACTTACTTTCTTGGTGGGTGGCCGGGTAGCTTATCCCAACTGGATTATCCGGGCATTTCCGGGTGATACTAAAAAGAATAAAGCTTTTTTTCATGACTTAAATGGCAAAATACAATATAAGCTAAACGAAAAGAATTTTACTTCGCTTACGCTTTACCGCAGCTACGATAGTTTTAAATTCCCGGAAGATACCGCTTATTCCTGGCAGTCGAATGCTGCTTCGTGGCAGTGGAACAGCCTGGTATCCGATAAAGTCTCTTTTTCGGTAAATGCCATCCACAGCGAATATGGTTTTGGTACCGAAGGCCTTAATCCGGCGTATGGTTTTAAGCTAAACTCTACTATCCAACACCAGGAAATAAAAGCTAATGTATCGTACACACCTACTCCCCGGCACAAAATAGAAGCAGGAGCCAGTACTATTCGTTACCGCATCAACCCCGGCGAGCTAAAACCAACTGATTCGGAATCAAACATCAATTCTGTGGTACTCGAAAAAGAACACGGTGTGGAGCAAGCCGCTTATGTCAGCGATGAGTGGTATTTAGGGCCGAAAGTTTCCTTACAAATCGGATTACGGTACTCCCGGTTTAACAACACCGGAGCGGGCAGGGTGTTTCGATACCAAACCGATGTACCTCGCAGTACCGAAACAGTTACCGATACGTTGCTTTACAACCAAGGGCAAACCATTAAAACGTACGGTGGTTGGGAACCCCGGGTAGCTTTGCGGGTAGAAATAGATAACAAAACGGCCGTTAAATTAAATTACAACCGTACGCGCCAGTACCTGCATTTGATATCCAATACTACCGCTATATCGCCGGTAGATTTCTGGAAGGTAAGCGATGCATTTGTGCCCCCGCAAATAGCCGACCAGGTGGGAGTAGGCATTTTCCGGAATTTTCAGAATAATAACTGGGAAACCTCTGTCGAAGCTTTTTACAAAAACATGCAAAGCCTGGTGGAATACAAGAACGGGGCCCGCTTGTTGCTAAACCCCAGCATTGAAACCGACTTGCTACCGGGTAAGGGCAAAGCTTATGGCGTAGAATTGAGCGTTCATAAAAATTCCGGTCGACTGACGGGGCAGGCAAGTTATACGTTTTCCCGGTCGCTGGTGGCGTTGCAATCTCCTTTTGCCATTGAACAAGTAAACCAAGGCGATTATTTTCCTTCTACCTTCGACCGGCCCCATAACCTGGCTTTGTCTAGTTTATACGACCTGGGTAAAGGCTGGACCTTTGCTACTAATTTTATTTACATCACCGGCCGGCCAGCTACTTACCCCGATGGGAAATACATTTTAAACGAAGTGCCGGTAGTAAACTACTCCCGCCGCAATGCCGACCGCATTCCGGATTATCACCGGCTGGATGTTTCTTTCACCAAAGATACCCGCAAAACAAAAGATCAGGAAAGATACCAATTATGGATAGTATCTTTTTATAATTTGTATGCCCGCAAGAACCCTTATTCCATTTATTTTACCAACGATAGCAGCTGGACCCGGTCTTACCGCTTAGCCGTTTTCGGCACCATTATACCATCACTCACCTGGAATTTCAATTTTTAAAAAAATGCGCTTCAAGTATACTGTTTTGTTAGTGCTACTGGGTTTAGGTATTCTTACCGCTTGCATCGACGAAGTAAATTTACCTATCCGGAATGAAGAGCAGAAGCTGGTAGTGGAAGGGTTAATTACCAATGAAAAAACCCCTTATACCGTTCGGCTAACCTACACCGGCACTTTTAAAGGCGGCAGCACGGCTCCGGCCTCGTTGGCCGTGAGTGGGGCATTGGTAACTATTTCGGATAATACGGGCGCTACGGTTACGCTAAAACCGATTATTCAGCAACCGGGCATTTACCGGACTACCGATACTACTTTTGTGGGGCAAGTGGGCCGATCGTATACTTTAAAAATTGTAACCCCGCAGGGCAAAACCTTTGTATCCACGCCCGAAATGCTGTCCCCCGTGCCTCCCATCGAAAATTTAACGGCCGTTTTTAAAGACGTAGCGGATCGGAGTAAACCCAGCGGCTACCAGGTAACCGCCGATACCAAAGATCCCGGAGAAACGGAAAATTACTATCGGTGGACCGCTTATGGGTATAGCCGGCGGGTGTCGGCAGGTAAACCCCTGCTGGGTGGCGGTATTTGCTGTGCCAATTGCTGGATTCCTGTTTTTGATAACACCATTAATATTTTTACGGACGAACGGATAAACGGCAACCAGATTAAAAACCGGGAAGTTTTTTTTGCGCCTTATTATGCCCAAGGAAAACTATACGTCGAAATAAGCCAATACTCCCTCTCGCGCGAAGCGTATCAATTCTGGCAACGGTTTCAGGAGCAACAAAGCCGGGTGGGCAGCATTTTCGATCCTTTACCCGCTCCCCTGGAAGGCAATATTGCGAACACCGAAAATCCGGCGGAATTAGCGCTGGGTTATTTTGGTGCTTCTGGCATTTCGCGCAAGCGCCTCACCATTAGTGGTGATACCTTGGTTTTGTTTCCGGATTATTATAAAGAATTTATCCAACCAGGCGATTGTCGGTTAGCCTACCCGAATGCTGGTTTTTTGCCACCGGAAAACTGGTAACCCACAAGAGCAGGACGTTCTCGTTTGCTTTACAGGTGATAAATGGCTCTTTCACATTTATATTTTTTAAAAAATGGCTCTACCCCGTTCCCGTTTCTGGCTTTTTCTACTCTTACTTCTTGGAACTTTTGCTTGTAAAAACGAACCAGAAGGTACCCCCGCGGCGCCTCGTGTTACCTTGCTGTCGGTATACTCCGTAGATCCTGCGCAAGCCGAAGCCAAAGTTGAACTAAGTAATATAGACCCTAAAGGAAAGTACGAATACGGGGTAGTCTGGTCAGAAAACCTAGCGCCAACGATATCCGACAACAAGAAAACGTTAATTACAATACCGGACTTTTCCATATCGACCTTACTACTTTCGGAATTAGCATTAGGAAAAACTTTTTATATAAGAGCCTACGTGCGGCTAGCCGAGGAGTATTATTACAGCAACGAGATAGTATTAAAACACCAATCTCCTTTTATCTGGCGTTCCTTAGCCAATATTAACTGGTCCGATAAATCGAACTTGGTAAGCAGTACAGCAATAGGCGGCGGCATTATTATCTTACGCCCTACCGATAATTTTAACACCGAGGTATGGTATTACATTACTTTCCGGGATACCTGGGAACGACAGAAAGACCTTATCTTTCGACCGAACCGGTTTGAGCCGCTCTTGTTTAAACTAAATAAATTTGGCGATGAAGCTACTTACTTTGGCGGCGGTTACCAGATTAAAGAAAGTATTCCCGGCAAGTACATTTACCAAAAAGATTTCTGGCAGTACGACTTTTTTTACGGAGGTACCACCGAAGAATACCCTGATTTTCCTTTTGGCTATTCTACCCTGACGCATTTTACTTTAGACACGAAGACCTATGTACTAGAAAACCGCCCGGAACGCAACGTATGGATGTTGTTGAATGGCATGAGCTGGCACAAACAGAATAATTTTCCGGGTCCTTATTTAGGCAATTTTGTAGGCTTCTCCATCGGTGGAAAAGGGTATGTCCTTATTGAAGACACTTCGGTATCCGGTATAACCAAAAGCTTGTATGAATACAACCCGGATACCGACACCTGGCTGCAAAAAGCAGATTTTCCGGGCGAAAACCGCATCAATGGTGTAGCCTTTTCGGTAAAAGACAAAGGGTATTATGGTTTAGGCCAAGCGAAAGAAACGCCCGGCGGCTTACGGGATATCTGGCAATACGATCCGGCAACTGATTCCTGGCAAAAGTATACCGATTATCCGGGTGTTGGTAACGTAAAAGTAACCGCCAATACCATCGACGATAAAGTTTACTTAGGATTGGGCTTACAAGTTAAACCTAGTTTAGCCGGCGTAGAAGAATATCTACCAGCTACCGACTTTTGGGAGTTAAAGCCTTAAATTTTAAAAAAATTGTTTTCTCAATTGTTTCAGCCGGATCCATAAATCCGGCTTACAGATAGTTATTAGTGAAGTTTACCCTACAAACTTACCTGTTTCATTTTGGGTGCCAACGCATGCATAACCAGCCAGGCCAGCAGATACGCACTGCCGCAAACCAAAAACATAATGTAATACCCAATCTCGATGGTACCTAAAGCTTTGTAGTGATCGAATAACTTGCCCGCTAATTTAGCGATCAGCATGCCGCCTAAACCGCCAAACATGCCGCCGATACCCGTAACGGAACCAATCGCTTTTTTAGGAAACATATCGGATACCGTAGTAAAAATATTGGCACTCCAGGCTTGGTGTGCCGATGCCGCAAAACCAATAATAAACACGGCCAGCCACATATTAAACGAACCCAGGTACTGCGAAAATAAAACCGGCAAAGCGCAAAAAGCATAAATCAGCATCGACGTTTTACGCGCTTTAAATACCGGCATACCGCCCCGTATAAATTTTAACGGTAGCCAGCCCCCGCCAATACTGCCAAAAGTAGATAAGGTATAAACCAAAGCCACCGGCAAAGCCATGGCCGTACCTTCTACACCGTACTCTGCTTTTAAAAAAGCGGGCAGCCAGAACAAATAAAACCACCACACCGGATCGGTTAAAAACTTACCCAAGGCAAAAGCCCAGGTTTGCCGGAAGCCCAGCAATTTTATCCAGGAAGCTGATTTATCGGCGTTTTGGGTATCCGTGGCCGTATCCACATCGCTGTGAATATAATCAAATTCGGTGCGGGAGAGTTTTGCGTGCTTAGCCGGTACTTCGTAAATAAAGAACCAGGCCACCAGCCAGATAAAGCCGATTAAACCGGTGAGAATAAAAGCCCATTGCCAGCCCCACTGCACCGCAATAAAAGGTACGGTTAACGGCGCAATGATCGCCCCGATGTTGGTGCCGGAATTAAAAATACCAGTGGCCAGAGCCCGTTCTTTTTTCGGGAACCACTCGGCTACCGTTTTGATAGCCGCCGGAAAATTGCCGGCTTCGGTAATGCCCAACGCCGAACGGGCAATGATAAAACCAAAAGTACTTTTTACTAAAGCATGCCCGATGGCCGCCACACTCCAGAGGGTAATCGATAAAGCATAACCTAACTTGGTGCCTAGTTTATCAATTAAACGGCCTACGCCCAGCATGCCCAAGGCGTACGACAACTGAAAAGCAATTACGATGTTAGAATAATCGGTTTCAGTCCACCGGAACTCCGTTTCCAGATTAGATTTTAATAAACTAATTACCGCCCGGTCGAGGTAATTAATGGTAGTGGCAAAGAATACGAGAAAACAAATAGTCCAGCGGTAAGAACCCACTCCGGTGGCAACAGTTTTTGTTAAGGTTTGCATAGACTATTTGTTTGAAGTACCCGTTTATTTATTCCTTATGATCTTACTTGCTTTACCAAATCCATGGTGGTTTTTATATGGTTTTCAATGCCCGCGTAATCCTGATTTTTTAATAAATCGGCCGGTACTAATTGCGAACCTAAGCCCACACAAGTAACGCCGGCCTGAAACCAGGCTTTCAGGTTATCGGCTTCGGGTTTTACGCCACCGGTTACCATTACCGTAGACCAGGGCATAGGCGCCAGCAAGCTTTTTACAAAAGCGGGTCCTACCACATCGCCCGGGAAAATCTTTACAACTTCGGCACCTAATTCTTCGGCCCGCGACACTTCGCCCATGGTGGCGCAACCCGGAATCCAGCCTACTTTGCGGCGGTTACAGGTAATAGCTACATCGTCTTTTAAAACGGGCGATACAATAAAGCACGCGCCTAATTGCATGTATAAAGCAGCAGTACCGGCTTCGAAAACAGTTCCAGCACCCAAAATCATGTTGGGACAATGCTGCGCGGCAAACTTGTTAAGCGCACCAAAAATTTCGTGGGCAAAATCGCCGCGGTTGGTAAATTCAAATACGCGCACACCGGCCCGGTACGAAGCCGCCAGCACCTGCTGACAAACCTCTAAATTAGCATGATAAAATACCGGCACCAAGCCGGTTTCCGCCATCTTGGCGTAGGTTTGCAATCGGGTAAAGCGGGCCATTTTTATTTAGTTGTTTGTTGTTAGTCCATGGTCAACGGACCATGGTCCACAGATAATTTTTTAAATATTTTTATTTTTTTTAATGTTGATTGAGCAGCTAGTTACTGTTACAGATCAATCAAAAATTAAAATTTACTTTCGTTTATTGACTATCGTCTGTAAACTAAAAATTACCGCTTCAACCTGCCGGAACTGTCGCCTTCCATTACCGGCTCTACTTCGGCTACGGTTACTAAGTTGGCATCGCCTTCTACGGTATGTTTGAGCGCCGAAGCCGCTACCGCAAAATCCAAGGCTTTCTGATCGTTTTGGTAAGTTAGCAGCCCGTAAATGAAACCCGCCATAAAAGCATCGCCGCCACCAATCCGGTCGATAATGTGCGTAATATCGTGGGTAATGGTTTGCAGCAATTCCTGGCCGTTCCAGAGCATACCGGCTAAAGTATTATGCGAAGCGCTCACCGAACCTCTTTTGGTATTTACAATTTTTTTAATTTTTGGGTACTGCTGCATGATTTGCCGGCACACCGAAGTAAAGGCATCGGCATCTTCTTTTATAGGCTTTATCTGCAAAATATCCGCGGCATCACCTACACTTGACACAATAATATCGCAGCCAGCTACTAATTCGGGCATGATCTCGTGCGCTTTTTTACCGTATTGCCACAAATTTTTGCGGTAATTAATATCGGCCGACACGGTTATACCTAACTTGTTAGCTACCCAGATCGCTTCCAAGCAACTTTGGGCAGCACCCGCCGAAATAGCCGGCGTAATGCCGGTCCAATGGAACCATTGGGCATCGGCCAGTATTTCTTCCCAGTTTAGCATGCCGGGTTCTAGTTGGGCGAAAGCCGAATTGGCGCGATCGTACACTACTTTACTGGGCCGGGCTATGGCTCCGGTTTCCAGGAAATACAAACCCAGCCGGTCGCCGCCGTATACAATGTGTTCGGTACCTACCCGGTGCTGACGCAATAGGGCAGTAGCTGCCTGACCCAAATCATTATCCGGGAAGCGGGTAACGTGCGCCGCCGGAATACCAAAATAAGCCAGCGACACGGCTACATTGGCTTCGCCGCCGCCGTAGGTAACATTAAAACTGGTAGCTTGCGAAAAGCGGGCAAACCCCGGCGTAGAAAGCCGCATCATAATTTCGCCAAAAGTAATAACCGGACGCACAGAAGTAGTTTTTAAGATCAACTTTATCGGGTAATTTAAATGAAATAATATAGCTTTTTTGGTTTCAGCGGTATTTTTTTTACGATAACCTTACCGGTAACGCTACCGTCAGCCCACCAGGAAAGCAAGCCTGCTTCTATTCTGCTTTTGAGCAGGTACCGTAAATCAAAAATTTAAAAATTGCTTTGTAACTGGGCAATGCTAGCGAACTAATCAGAATATTACTTAGCAAGACAGCTACGCTCGCACAAATTAAAAACCAATCGAATTACCCCCGTCTACGGGTAGGTTAATGCCAGTTATAAATCGGGCCGCATCGGAAGCCAGAAATACGGCAGCCAGGCCAATATCAGAAGGCTGTCCAAAACCACCCAAAGGCGTCCGCCCTAATACTTTTTGTTTGCGTTCCGGATCAGTTTCCAGGGCTTTCAGCAACATGGGCGATTGAATAAAACCTGGCGCAATGGCGTTTACCCGAATCCCTTGTGGTGATAAATCGCTGGCCAGCACCCGGGTCATGCCCAACACCGCCGATTTAGAAGCGGAATAAGCACTTACCAAAGGTAAACCGTACAAAGCAGCCATGGAAGTAATCATGATAATAGAGCCGGATTGGCGCTTGGCCATACTCTTAGAGACTTCGCGGGTTAAAGCAAATAAACCATTTAGGTTGGTTTGAATAATTGCTTGAAACTCGGCATCGGTCACCTCAAAGGTGTGTTTTTTTAAATTTATACCCGCATTGTTCACCAATATGTCTAACGGACCGTGTTTTTGTTCTACGGTTTGCACCATTCCCGGTATAGATTCTAAATCGGCCACGTCGTTTACCTGGCAGCTGGCCTCAGGGCCAAGCTGTTTACAAGCTTGCTGTAAAACTTCTTCGCGGCGGCCCGTAATTACCACCCGGGCGCCGGCCTGAATAAATGCCTCGGCGATACCCAAACCCAAACCGGTGCCGCCCCCGGTAATTAATGCCAATTTACCAGATAAGTCAAAAGGAGATAGTGCCATGTTGTTCTGCTATTAAGCTCCCAAATATGTGGAATTAAACTTAATACCAGAAATCTATTTTTTAAATTTCTGGTACAAAAGAGCTTATGAAATGCATCAACCAGGTATGTTGTATGTAATCTGGAGTAGCAGAGAACATGCTTAAAAATCAGAAATAGTATTTCGGGCGAAACAGATAGATTTTTTTTTAAATTTCATCTATTCAAAAACAGGTGTAACACAAGTTGCAGGTTAGTAAAAAACCATTATTCCATGTGGAGGTTTGCCCCGGTTAATGGTTTATTCTTTATCCAGTGGTAAGCCGCTGTTACCTGCGCAAAAAACTCAATTTCGAAGGAGAGAACACTTACATCTAATTTTTGTAAATAAGCACTGGCTAATTCTTCAAAAATACTGGGAGGCAGTACTAAAGCTATTTTTTGAATGGATAAGGTAAGCAGTTCCGGTAACCAGTTATCGAGTAACCAATTAATATCTTCCGGCGCCATTGCCATTAATTGTTGCACATTGGCAATGCCGAACTTTACATTTTTCTGTTGGGCCAGGTTTAAGACTAAACCCAAACTATCGCGGAATTTATCGTTACCCGGGTAATAATGCCATTCCAAATAAAGAAGATCGTACTCTTCATCCCAGTCGATATGTAAAAATTCCTCTGACAAACACCGCATGTTCGGAGCACTTAAATTTATTATTGCTGCTGATTTATATTATTTATAGCTAATATCTGATTGTTCTAGCACATTTTCAATTGTTACTTACTTAGTGGTAAGCATATACCGGCATAATACTTTGGTTAACTGCGTTATGCTACGAATTGTTTTATTCATTTTAAGATAGTTAACCTAAAACTGGAGGCAGCATCTCAAAAAAAGCCCGGACAGAGGTACCTGAACCGGGCTTTTTTTCAAATTTTAAATTTTCTACTCTATCAGGAAACTAACATCAATAGAAGCCGAAACTATAATTTGGCCCGCCGCAATAGTTGGTCCGCCAGTTGCATCAAACGCTGCTGATTCCATCATTTTATTGGCCCGTCCATAGGCAATTGGCCCTGGATAATTACTGCCGGCTTCGTTAATGGAGTATACCCGGCCCACCTTGGCGCCTAATTCGCCGGTTAAGGCAGTGGCCTTCTGGCGGGCAGCTTGCATGGCTAATTTACGGGCTTGTTCGCGGTACTTTTGTATATCCGAAGTTCTAAAATCAATTCCATCTACGCGGTTGGCACCGGCTTTATACATCCCCGCCATTAATTCATCAAAAGTATCTATTTTCTTAACCAAAACATTAATGGTTTTAGTAGCGGTATACACATCCGGCGTAGCCTGGCCAAAATTACCGGAGTAAATGGGTTGCACGCTCATGTAAGTAGTTTGTACGTTTTTAGCATCTACGCCACTCTTTTTAAGATAAGCCAAAATTGCCGCTACATTTTTATCATTTTGCCTTTTGGCTTCATCCAAAGATTTATCGCGGGTTTCTACGGCTACTTGCAAGCTTATTTCATCGGGTTGTACTTTTACTTCGGCATAGCCCGAAACATTTACTAATGGCGGTAAAACCGCCGAAGGCTGAGCTTGTGCTAAACTCCATTGGTGCAAAAATAAAAAGAAGGAGAAAAATAAAATCGCGTTTTTCATAAGTTTTAAAAGATTATAGATTGATTAAAAGAATACGGGTTATCAGACAAGTACCGTGCCTACTTCCGGGTGCGCCGAAGTACGATGATACTGGCTTGGTGCCCCTATTAAACGCCAAATATAAGCGAAAAGGCCTGTACTAATAGCCCAATAATGCTACTATTACCAGAAGCGTATTAATTGGTTAAGCTGGCACAAAGCCCCTAACGTTACATGTTCTTACCCTTTTGATTTTGTAACTTTGCCTACAACTTCTGCTTTACTATGACTAATCTCATCCTATATAATCCATTTCAACAGTTATCCTTTATTCATAAAAATTGTTTTTTATGCGGGCAACCCGTAAACCCCACGGAGGTAATTCCTATATTTCCGGATTGGTTAACGACCAGCTATAACCTGGCTCACCAAGAATTATTGCTGCTGGATAAAAGCATTTTGACTTACGCCGAACTAACCTTACCGTGCTGCACCAATTGCCGGGAACATCATCTTGGCCCGCTAGAGCAAAAAGTACAAGCGGCTGCTACCCAAGGTTTAGCCGGCTGGCAGCAGCTCGACCCGAAAATACTTTTTCAATGGTTGGGCAAAATTTTTTATGGCTTATTGGTACGTGAGATAAATGCCGAGCAAGACCCATTGATAAAACCCCCGTTTTTACTTACCGAAGATATTTACATGCTCGATAAAATGCAGTCGTTTTTCAAGGTGCTGCAGTCGATTCGAGTACCCATGCAGTTTGCAGACTTTATGCCATGCTCTGTTTTTATAGCGCCGCTTCAACCTGACGCAGACAGTCCGGCTTTTGAATTCCGCGACGATTTGCATACTATGATGATTAGCATAAAACAGGGCAATACCTTACTGGTGAGCTGTTTGCTGGACAATGGCATTCTAAAAGAAGCCCTGCACCGCTTGTGGCACCCCTTAACCGGAAAAGCCTTGTACCCCAAACAAGCAGCAGAATTTCAAGCGCAGGTA
Proteins encoded in this window:
- a CDS encoding TonB-dependent receptor; protein product: MPAIAQFKLSGVITDALTRKPIEAVNILVKNTGKGTVADDNGNFTLFLATGNYQITFSSVGYQPQTRNVAIRQNTRITISLVQENKQMDALTITDKAPDQNIKSVQMSRVQLDLINIRKIPVVMGESDIIKVLTLQPGVSTVGEGAGGFNVRGGRVDQNLVLLDGAPLFNTSHLLGFFASVSPDAIQDVSLYKGGIPAQFGGRLSSLLTLKMRPGNYEKLKFSGGISPISSRLLLEGPLLKNKLTFLVGGRVAYPNWIIRAFPGDTKKNKAFFHDLNGKIQYKLNEKNFTSLTLYRSYDSFKFPEDTAYSWQSNAASWQWNSLVSDKVSFSVNAIHSEYGFGTEGLNPAYGFKLNSTIQHQEIKANVSYTPTPRHKIEAGASTIRYRINPGELKPTDSESNINSVVLEKEHGVEQAAYVSDEWYLGPKVSLQIGLRYSRFNNTGAGRVFRYQTDVPRSTETVTDTLLYNQGQTIKTYGGWEPRVALRVEIDNKTAVKLNYNRTRQYLHLISNTTAISPVDFWKVSDAFVPPQIADQVGVGIFRNFQNNNWETSVEAFYKNMQSLVEYKNGARLLLNPSIETDLLPGKGKAYGVELSVHKNSGRLTGQASYTFSRSLVALQSPFAIEQVNQGDYFPSTFDRPHNLALSSLYDLGKGWTFATNFIYITGRPATYPDGKYILNEVPVVNYSRRNADRIPDYHRLDVSFTKDTRKTKDQERYQLWIVSFYNLYARKNPYSIYFTNDSSWTRSYRLAVFGTIIPSLTWNFNF
- a CDS encoding SusC/RagA family TonB-linked outer membrane protein, with translation MKTVTHRWQRNSCLLLLLAALGSPSYSNPLLKPTYSYTKTIDWQITGKVTDAAGGAVPGATVVLKGSASVGATTGADGTFSLSVPEASGTLVVSFIGYTSQEKPFTGPGTINIALSEDTKALQEVVVVGYGTQKKADVTGAVTQVSAKDFNSGINPNPLQAIQGKVAGLVITQPSGDPNGSPTIRLRGYTSLAGGSDPLYVVDGIIGVPINSISPNDIETMDVLKDASATAIYGSRAANGVIIITTKRGKAGTTSVTFNNYVGIEHISNRLDLLDGDQFRAEVTRVKGEASLSDNLKFPKDASGNGYSTDWFKEITRVAYTNNHNLAITGGGENFSYRGSLDYIKREGIIKKTGFDRMTGRVNLDQKALDGRLNVQYSLSYTQTDQENKSDDILNRAILYLPTLPIRNPDGSYYAIPGSFDLLNPVAMQNNYLNDELKRVLIGGLNVRYEVLNGLVLGVNGALRNENAVNSQAYNGDIPGLYGQGGASRALYQTNNKLLELTASYTKGFGETSNFNILGGYSYQDNVNDGFGAGNNDFVQGLYDIFGYNNLSQGRGTLINPSSGYTGSYRNRTTLVSFFGRTTFNLLNRYNITATLRQDGSSKFGANNKRALFPSFAAGWNISNESFLQGTTAVTNLKLRAGWGQTGNSEGIAPYQSLLLYGPQGTYYDGKVGDFLPGYGATQNRNPDLKWEVIQQANVGLDFTLFDRVTGTIDIYDKRTKDMLYNYNVSADGVTYFVNTITANVGEMSNKGIEVSLNTDIIRSGKFTWNTRLVGSAYKNRIESLKNDQFDVGIVRYNDFGGRGLSNVFASQLEAGRPLGEFYIPHFVGFSDKGEVLLEGDPEKNGGSTEPVTEYGKAKLKYSGTAQPRFTAAFINTFQYGNFDLNFQLRGVFGNKILNNTYSNVTIPGSVLESNQLTDVTGFPANYSTNQLSDLFLENASFVRLDNWQIGYNVPIGDSKIFKNARIYAGGNNLFVITKYKGVDPELEVKGDLRDNGRSQQLNSVGLDNRSIYPKTRSYQLGVNVTF